The DNA sequence AGCCAAAGAACAAACTAGCTAGTCTCATATATACATGCTTGATAAAAAATCTTGCATGAGTTCCAAATTGACTACGCCAGCAATCTAAAGAGTATTGAACCATATTACAACTCTTGTAGGTCTAAAGGGGTTAAAAATCCATTTCAGAGGTCCTAAAAAACAAGCTAAGAGTGATTCTCTAATCCCAAGATGATAGACATCTTGACTTGTAGATATAACAACTACAATGAGACATTCATTGTTTCAGTTCCACACAACAAATCATACACGACATTGATTGGAATCATTGAAATTTGGTTCTAGTTGAAGGTTAGACCGTAAGATAAAACTTGAACAACAAACTAATAGGATAACTCAGGTTCATGGCCCCACATGCTATTAACATTTTcactttaaataaaatcaagagTAGAGACAAATCGCCATGTGAGACTCAGACGAATCTTAATTGGCACGACTTTGAAAAACATCAAGACCCATCTTAGTTGGATTGGTGGCCTGTAGCTCTATTTGAATACCATCCAGTTCTCTCTTGAACCTGTCCTTAGAGCTTGCATAGATCATCTTGCTCCTCACCCTTGATGTATTAGGGGACCTAAGTGAACAATAAACATACACAAACAACAATGATTAAAATGGGATAGCTTATAAATGAGGAAAGTGATAGTTAGCTTTTAGCACATTATATTACCATGCAATGAAGAAAATCCTGCTTTTTTGGTAGTCTTTTGCAGTGAcaaagtcaaaataaaaaacagcatATTGACACTCATCACTAGGAAGACTTGCAGCAAAATCCTCGTAGTTTGGAGTTGGCTCCCCAACTTTTTCTACCACTACCTGCTTTTGCTTCTTCTCAATCTTAAATACAATGAAACGGTAAGTCTTTTTAGTCTTCAACTCTAGAAACTTTAGCTTGCAGTCATCATGCACAACCATCCCCAATGTTGCATTAGCCTGTACatagaatgaaaaatatatttgtgttaacaaaaaatattgaattgaaaGAAACCATAGAACAAGAGCAATTATAGACCAACATTTCCAAAAAGCTCTCTGCATGTTTTGTAATTAGACATGTATTTGAATGCAGACATTTAAATTAGTTATGCTATACTCCAAACATACTAAGCCATGTCGACTGATATTTAATTTTAACCTCATTGGTAAAAACCAGTTGGACCTTTGAGTCTCAGAGCAAACATAAACATAGACATAAAATTCTCAAAGACCAccaaactaaaaaatatattgtcCAAAAGCGACATACCATAGCTAGATATCAAGGTTACAGACAGAAATGGGTTCATAAAATTTTGCGCAAACGATAAATGGGGAGTGAATCTacagaggaaagagagagattaaaTTCAGAGAGATACTAGAGtctcatataataaaataaaagactcttcttttttttcctcttttccttctctttcaGAAAAATTCAGAGACCGCCTGGGTAATCAATTACTCCACTTGTCTCCAAATATCAATGATATTGGGCATGTGTGACAACACAACAGGCAAAAAGTAAGTCTGTCCAATAATGTTGCGACGTGTTTGACAAAAGTGGAATGACAGTTTGACTCTGCAGCGATGTTGCTTCGTCAGTCAGTCGGTCTCCATACGAGATTGGATAACGACTGGGTTGAACAATGAATGCCACGCTTAATCCGAATGTCCCCAATGATTTTGGCCCAATAGATCTCCCATTTAATTTGATCATTTTTCCGTAGACAATTTTGTATTAGTTAAGGCCTGTTTTTAGTTACAcaattcaaactatctcattctcatctcatcccattttatataaattatataatcattataattttttaaatttttataaaaatatataataaacaattcaaaattttcaaatctcaaaacaaaaattatatactaacaattttttattcaactttcaactttgatctcatcttatctcatcttatctatatAACCAAACAAGACCTTAAGTCTCGTTTGGATATAAgaaatgtttcatctcatctcaatttatcttatttcaactcactatccaaatgacatctaaataaaaaacaaaaaatattttcatcaatttgaaattgttcaaacttATTTTGAATTGAAGAATTTGCTTGATCTactataaataagaaataattaatcTTAAAAGATTCTTTAGCATATTATGTTCTCCTTGTTGACATTTTTACTAAATTGTTTTCTCTATGAATAATTTGATTTTCTCTTAATACATGTTCTATTTCCATACTAATTGCAATCTATTTTGATGAAATCATAGTAGATTTaaatccatttttttataatcttcaaaaaattaaaacctattAATTGATCAATGACAACatctatatgcatatatatttggATTCCAAACTTTTACTTACAGAATTGATTGCAAATAATGTATCATACTATATAGTAACGTCTAATACAAATTCAAAGTTATTGACTTTATATGCTACTAAATAATTAGCACTTAGCGTCACTTGTTGTTTTAAGACCTCCAATTGGTTTTGCTAGTTGCAATAAAGTTTCTCTTATATGTGGagtttaaaactttattgatttGATACTTTTAATTTGACTTTCCCAACATGTGTTGCAAAAGTAACTTAAGAGTTAAACTTGACACATTATCTTGCAAAATTTCTCACCCCTTAAGATTAAATATGTTGTAccattctaaaaaataatatggtttTAGGACATGAATTAGCTATGTTACATATAATAAGATTAAGATTATGACAAGTACATAACATGTAAAATGCTTTAGGATTTATATCAAATAGTTTTCTTTGCGCTCCATGCTATTTACCTTTTATATTAGACccattattataactatatcctTGAATATTATTAGTATCAACCTCAAGACTTTTTATTGCATCTAATCATTCATTGAGAAAACAATTTTCACTAGCATCATCActttaatcaatttaagaaaatgttcttatatttttattgagctTATTGAAATATTAATACATCTTAGTGTGAGAGACATTTGTTCTTAATGACTTGTATCTGAGTACAATCAAGTATAATTGAAAACtattttgctttctttattttcttaataatatggctttttatttcaattccTAGCAACTGTATTAATCATTTTATGTATTATGTCCAAGATAATTATTATGGATTTCACCATCTTGAATATGTAAAATGTGTTTTTCCATTATTGGATCAAATTtagaaatcatttaaattagattttaaaaaaattcattattttcttaatagattttttcattttgtccTCGACATGGTAAATTATTTTTACCCAGAGTTTTTATTATAGTAACAATTCTTAGTTACACTTTTTTccaatgatttttttctttgttaatttgTTCTTGGACTTTTTTGccaattgttttttattataataacaattattagTTACACTTTTTTCCAATgatctttttctttgttaatttgtttttggacttttttgccaattgttttatttcttaACAATCTTATTTCTAAATTAAGTCAAGTAATCATGTTAGTAATATGTTCATTGGTTGTTTCATAGCTTTTAAACTTAGCACTAAGATTTTTTAATCATCGGTTCCTTCATTATTTAACTAACTTATACTAGACTATGAATTAAACAACTACAACAAAAGCATAATACGACATTCAAGTCTTTTGAATAGACTAACCATTTTCTAATCATGTTTCTCCCCATTTgataagttttatatataatatgtagagGAAAAATGTCTAGAGTTTTCATCATTAGAAAAATGTATATCTCTATCGCTAATTGGACCCTTTTCTATTAGTAAATCTCGTAATTCTATATCAACGTATTTCCTTTGATCATGGTAATAAATATTTGAAGGAATGGAATTAGATATGtccttaatatttttcttttcttctatgcTTTTTCCAAACTTTCCAGTAAGAATTGTAGAACTATATGCTTGAGTATTATCTTAAAACCCATTTAATTGGCCGACTTGttgtgttttattattattctcagg is a window from the Carya illinoinensis cultivar Pawnee chromosome 14, C.illinoinensisPawnee_v1, whole genome shotgun sequence genome containing:
- the LOC122294316 gene encoding actin-depolymerizing factor 2-like; this encodes MVVHDDCKLKFLELKTKKTYRFIVFKIEKKQKQVVVEKVGEPTPNYEDFAASLPSDECQYAVFYFDFVTAKDYQKSRIFFIAWSPNTSRVRSKMIYASSKDRFKRELDGIQIELQATNPTKMGLDVFQSRAN